One window of Perca flavescens isolate YP-PL-M2 chromosome 15, PFLA_1.0, whole genome shotgun sequence genomic DNA carries:
- the aoc2 gene encoding retina-specific copper amine oxidase: MMNSFVKWALILFVLVSIILNIVLIGIHTSKAPKCSTQHVQPLKRKHDERSLVFADLSRQEYLQVQQFMLKQKDLDISTNSITKPWENFLFLIDLSLPKKADALAYLDGKSAKPDREATVVVFHGAKGYVKEYVVGPLPNPTYHRDVTIERYNMELPITARTVTIGEYDLLFKYVGEVFSKLGKLMKESFDVDQNKKVNAFEQMPRGIRSGDRKTWISFFRDMSGMYIHPVGFELLINHESVNASEWKVERLFYNGQYFDTVDELKEKYDTGSIKKIVYKETPDYGSLKPRRKLLQIGPQLFNAEGKRYSISNNHVLYLDWSFAFGLSSVTGLRVFDVRFKSDRIIYELSVQEAMSVYGSVTPGMILTKFLDASIGIGRFAHELVRGVDCPHEATYVDTYRYIDVSVPVRYRNSICVFEHNMGQPLRRHFADFFSNSYGGMVNSALVFRTITAIGNYDYMWDFIFYQSGSVEAKVHATGYISSSYLVDGSLKYGHQVAENVLGNIHTHFINFKVDLDVLGLNNFFQTKDMEYVNVSLPWMPDHYAMVPQLVEKQLQTEQEAALRYDTKTPRYLHIASNKTNRWGHHRSYRLQVISFTGDHLPESQAEERAMSWARYKVAITKHKDLEQFSSSLYNQNNIWKPAVDFSKYIEDNENIEDEDLVAWVTTGFLHIPHSEDIPNTVTVGNGGGVLLRPHNYFDEDPSIHSADSVYIDPGSEDSCENNRMACLAQETCSPVLEPFTYNGFDGVMKFED; this comes from the exons ATGATGAACTCTTTTGTAAAATGGGCGCTTATCCTGTTCGTCCTCGTCTCCATCATTCTCAACATCGTCCTGATCGGCATCCACACCAGCAAGGCACCTAAATGTTCCACTCAGCATGTCCAACCGCTGAAGCGCAAACACGACGAGCGCAGCCTCGTGTTCGCTGACCTTAGCCGGCAGGAGTACTTGCAGGTCCAGCAGTTCATGCTCAAGCAGAAAGACCTGGACATATCCACCAACTCGATCACCAAGCCATGGGAAAATTTCTTGTTTTTAATAGATCTATCTCTGCCCAAAAAAGCGGACGCGCTGGCTTACTTGGACGGGAAAAGCGCCAAGCCGGATAGAGAAGCTACCGTGGTGGTCTTTCACGGCGCAAAAGGCTACGTTAAGGAGTACGTAGTGGGGCCTCTTCCCAACCCGACATACCACAGAGATGTCACCATTGAGAGATACAACATGGAACTGCCTATCACTGCGCGTACGGTCACCATCGGGGAGTACGACTTGCTTTTCAAATATGTGGGTGAGGTCTTCTCCAAGCTGGGGAAGCTCATGAAAGAGAGCTTCGACGTAGATCAGAACAAGAAGGTGAACGCGTTCGAGCAGATGCCCCGTGGAATTCGATCCGGGGACAGAAAAACCTGGATATCTTTTTTTAGGGATATGAGCGGCATGTACATCCACCCGGTGGGCTTCGAGCTGCTGATCAACCACGAGAGCGTCAACGCGTCCGAATGGAAAGTGGAGCGGCTGTTTTATAACGGCCAATACTTCGACACTGTAGACGAACTTAAAGAGAAATATGATACGGGGTCTATTAAGAAAATAGTTTACAAGGAGACGCCTGACTACGGTTCACTGAAACCCAGGCGAAAGCTTCTGCAGATCGGCCCGCAGCTGTTTAACGCAGAGGGGAAACGCTATAGCATCAGCAACAACCATGTCCTGTACTTGGACTGGAGCTTCGCCTTTGGGCTCAGCTCTGTCACAGGCTTGAGGGTGTTTGATGTGCGTTTCAAAAGTGACAGGATAATCTACGAGCTGAGCGTGCAGGAGGCCATGTCAGTCTACGGTTCAGTGACTCCGGGGATGATTCTGACAAAGTTTCTGGATGCGAGCATCGGGATAGGGCGCTTCGCACACGAACTGGTCCGTGGCGTAGATTGCCCCCATGAAGCCACCTACGTGGACACATACCGCTACATAGATGTTTCAGTCCCAGTCAGATATAGGAATTCAATCTGTGTGTTTGAGCATAACATGGGTCAGCCCCTGCGGAGACACTTCGCTGACTTTTTCTCCAATAGTTACGGGGGGATGGTGAACAGCGCCCTGGTGTTTAGGACCATCACAGCAATTGGAAACTACGACTACATGTGGGATTTCATCTTCTACCAGAGTGGCTCAGTGGAGGCTAAAGTGCACGCCACCGGCTACATCTCCTCTTCTTACCTGGTGGATGGTAGTCTGAAATATGGACACCAGGTAGCCGAGAACGTGCTGGGGAACATCCACACCCACTTTATCAACTTCAAAGTGGACCTAGATGTGTTGG GATTGAATAACTTTTTCCAGACGAAAGACATGGAATATGTCAATGTGTCGCTGCCATGGATGCCTGATCACTATGCTATGGTTCCTCAGCTGGTGGAGAAGCAACTTCAAACAGAACAG GAGGCAGCTCTGCGTTACGACACTAAGACTCCTCGCTACCTCCACATCGCCAGCAACAAGACCAACCGCTGGGGACACCATCGGTCCTACAGGCTGCAGGTGATTAGCTTCACCGGAGACCACCTCCCAGAGAGCCAGGCCGAGGAGAGAGCCATGTCGTGGGCCAG GTATAAGGTTGCCATTACCAAGCATAAGGATTTAGAGCAGTTCAGCTCCAGTCTGTACAATCAGAACAACATCTGGAAGCCAGCTGTCGACTTCAGCAAGTACATTGAAGACAACGAAAACATTGAAGACGAG GACCTGGTTGCCTGGGTGACCACTGGCTTCCTCCACATCCCCCACTCCGAGGACATCCCCAACACAGTAACTGTGGGCAACGGGGGCGGGGTCCTGCTGCGGCCCCACAACTATTTTGACGAGGACCCGTCT